From a single Schistosoma mansoni strain Puerto Rico chromosome 4, complete genome genomic region:
- a CDS encoding putative l-asparaginase I: MHSKNARLYASKVIFGSNNKIKRDENQRSLFSSSRKIVSVVIITHCVRYLIDPVSRRWASFVGSPMIDQSLVDLALKIPKCLSVSRVLVLYTGGTIGMKCVNGSYCSVENFFLPTLNKMPTFCDSDLTESDHIQTYALPIDKTGHRILYTVVEYWPLLDSSDLSMNEWKRIAQDIYAFYNEFDGFVVLHGTDTLAYTASALSFMLENLGRPVVLTGAQLPVFEFRSDGWNNFLGALMIAGGKYAICEVTVLFHAKLFRGSRVVKCSSNNFDAFESPNYPAIAELGTEITINYDLIFRTPGLPKPFCIHTNLCQDVAILNIFPLISKEHIISMLAPPIKGVVLRTYGAGNIPSSRQDLLDALKEASDRGILMVNVTQCWRGGVKAVYSTGLVLNEYGVTPGYDMTTEAALTKLAYILSKTENKDYSSKRAMLLKSLRGEVTVEGEDSRAANLSLYNTNCLNQDRNLMIYFAKLFSTTSLDDSEGCTPLHKSAFYGHISATKYLLECGVSVHIADKNGYTPLLCALNSLILSSELVQLLLDVGAVLNSESQLVTKLVHQAVSDGDIQRLRLYQLCGYSFYNMDEEGRSALHVAVTHRQLDSIKFLISPIYNEENSHNKERSNVETTELEYGAGVDPKCQTIWGTSALDEAKLRNFNDIVQLLEKYQ; encoded by the exons ATGCATTCTAAGAATGCAA GATTATACGCCTCAAAAGTAATATTTGGGTCTAATAACAAGATTAAGCGTGATGAGAATCAACGTTCACTATTTTCGTCATCACGAAAAATCGTTTCTGTTGTGATAATCACGCATTGCGTACGTTATCTTATCGACCCAGTCTCTAGACGTTGG GCCAGTTTTGTGGGAAGCCCAATGATTGATCAGTCATTAGTTGATCTTGCATTAAAAATTCCAAAATGTTTATCTGTTTCCCGGGTTCTTGTTTTATACACTGGTGGTACTATTGGAATGAAATGTGTAAATGGTTCTTACTGTTCTGTGGAAAACTTTTTTCTTCCCACCTTAAATAAGATGCCTACATTTTGTGATTCAGA TTTAACTGAATCAGATCATATACAAACTTATGCTTTACCGATTGATAAAACTGGACATCGTATTTTATATACAGTTGTAGAATATTGGCCATTATTAGATTCATCTGATTTAAGTATGAACGAATGGAAGCGTATAGCACAAGATATTTACGCATTTTATAATGAATTCGACGGCTTTGTTGTATTACATGGAACGGATACACTTGCTTATACAGCATCAGCCTTATCATTTATGTTAGAGAATTTAGGTAGACCAGTTGTTTTAACTGGAGCACAATTACCGGTATTCGAATTTCGTAGTGATGGATGGAATAATTTTCTTGGTGCATTAATGATCGCTGGTGGAAAGTATGCAATTTGTGAAGTCACAGTGTTATTTCATGCTAAA TTATTTCGTGGCTCTAGAGTGGTAAAATGTTCAAGTAATAATTTTGATGCATTCGAGTCACCAAATTATCCAGCAATTGCTGAATTAGGAACTGAAATAACCATTAATTATGATTTAATTTTTCGAACACCTGGATTACCTAAACCATTTTGTATTCATACCAATTTATGTCAAGATGTTGCAATACTAAATATATTTCCATTAATATCTAAAGAACATATTATTTCAATGTTAGCACCTCCTATTAAAg GAGTTGTTCTTCGGACATATGGAGCTGGTAATATTCCATCTTCTCGTCAGGACCTACTGGATGCACTAAAAGAAGCTTCTGATCGTGGTATACTTATGGTAAATGTCACACAATGTTGGCGTGGTGGCGTTAAAGCGGTTTATTCAACTGGTCTGGTTCTCAATGAATATGGTGTAACTCCAGGATAT GATATGACAACTGAAGCAGCACTTACCAAATTGGCCTATATATTgagtaaaacagaaaataaagaTTATTCTAGTAAACGTGCAATGTTATTAAAGAGTTTAAGAGGTGAAGTCACAGTTGAAGGAGAAGACTCTAGAGCAGCTAATTTATCACTATACAACACAAATTGTTTAAATCAAGATAGAAATCTTATGATATATTTTGCCAAATTATTTTCAACAACTTCTTTAGATGATTCTGAAG GATGTACTCCACTGCATAAATCAGCTTTCTACGGTCATATTTCAGCgacaaaatatttattagaaTGTGGTGTATCAGTTCATATTGCAGATAAAAATGGATATACTCCACTTCTTTGTGCTTTAAATAGTCTAATCTTATCTTCTGAATTGGTGCAGTTATTATTAGATGTTGGCGCTGTATTAAATTCTGAAAGTCAACTTGTCACTAAACTGGTTCATCAAGCAGTTTCTGATGGTGATATTCAAAGGTTACGCTTATATCAATTGTGTGGATATTCATTTTAT AATATGGATGAAGAAGGTCGTTCAGCTTTACATGTAGCTGTTACACATCGACAATTGGATTCAATTAAATTTCTCATCTCACCAATATATAATGAAGAAAATTCTCACAATAAAGAGAGGAGCAATGTAGAAACAACAGAACTGGAGTACGGCGCTGGTGTTGATCCAAAATGTCAAACAATATGGGGTACTAGTGCATTAGATGAAGCAAAACTCCGAAATTTCAATGATATTGTTCAATTGTTGGAGAAATATCAATGA